One window from the genome of Hippoglossus hippoglossus isolate fHipHip1 chromosome 6, fHipHip1.pri, whole genome shotgun sequence encodes:
- the chkb gene encoding choline/ethanolamine kinase isoform X3 yields the protein MLPSPACYGRLFRLRSITGALRFSASPRCRLTPTLTNRRPLLLARTLTMHSSGKAKTCRGGRDEPGPGGAGEPGPELCGNIPSITTEDTGPPLERRRQDVVVDERNLRTPSPLFDASGDDDSEAESYRGGRTEGVDRDTRSRAFAWCRDFLSGSWKTIAEVDFEISIVSGGLSNLLYLCTLPEHVNSVGEEPRQVLLRIYGAILQGVDSLVLESVMFAILAERTLGPKLYGIFPEGRLEQYLPNTRMHTEQLSDPAVSAELATKVARFHEMVMPFNKEPKWLFGTIDKYMNQVMKLKFVREAHVKKFKRLMKFDLPAELQSLRFVGYKFNLRERTSCLSVSTLNADLCSTSSTTSLLRPPDTLTLATSRVPAQCLLSVFIYEHVLYLVDKPVSH from the exons atGCTGCCATCACCGGCCTGTTATGGTCGTCTCTTCCGGTTAAGGAGCATTACCGGTGCCCTGCGTTTCTCAGCGAGTCCACGCTGCCGCCTCACACCGACATTGACCAACCGCCGTCCTCTGCTCCTCGCCCGGACACTCACGATGCACTCGAGTGGAAAAGCGAAGACCTGCCGCGGAGGTCGCGATGAGCCGGGGCCCGGAGGAGCAGGCGAGCCGGGCCCGGAGCTCTGCGGCAACATCCCCTCCATCACTACGGAAGACACGGGTCCCCCGCTGGAGAGGAGACGGCAAGATGTCGTGGTTGACGAGAGAAACTTAAGGACCCCGAGTCCTCTGTTCGACGCCAGCGGGGACGACGACTCCGAGGCAGAGTCGTACCGGGGCGGGAGGACCGAGGGGGTGGACCGGGACACCAGGAGCCGCGCGTTTGCCTGGTGCCGGGACTTTTTGTCCGGGTCGTGGAAGACGATCGCAGAGGTGGATTTTGAGATCAGCATCGTcag tggtGGACTGAGTAATCTGCTGTATCTGTGTACATTGCCTGAGCATGTGAACTCTGTGGGAGAGGAACCTCGCCAGGTGCTCCTCAGGATCTACGGTGCCATCCTACAG GGAGTGGACTCTCTGGTGTTGGAGAGTGTGATGTTTGCCATCCTGGCAGAACGAACTCTGGGGCCGAAACTTTATGGCATCTTCCCTGAGGGACGCTTGGAACAATACCTTCCA AATACCCGCATGCACACAGAACAACTTTCAGATCCTGCCGTCTCAGCTGAGCTCGCAACCAAGGTGGCACGTTTCCATGAGATGGTTATGCCCTTTAACAAAGAGCCTAAGTGGCTGTTTGGGACCATTGACAA aTACATGAATCAAGTGATGAAGCTTAAATTTGTCCGGGAAGCACATGTGAAGAAATTCAAGAGGCTGATGAAGTTTGACCTGCCTGCTGAGCTACAGAGCCTCCG ATTTGTTGGATACAAGTTTAATCTGAGGGAGAGGAcgagctgtctgtctgtttccactCTGAATGCTGACCTTTGTTCCACTTCTTCCACAACCTCACTGCTGCGTCCTCCTGACACTCTGACCTTGGCAACCAGTAGAGTTCCAGCACAGtgtttattgtctgtgtttatctATGAACACGTTCTTTATCTAGTAGATAAACCAGTCTCCCACTGA
- the chkb gene encoding choline/ethanolamine kinase isoform X2 yields MLPSPACYGRLFRLRSITGALRFSASPRCRLTPTLTNRRPLLLARTLTMHSSGKAKTCRGGRDEPGPGGAGEPGPELCGNIPSITTEDTGPPLERRRQDVVVDERNLRTPSPLFDASGDDDSEAESYRGGRTEGVDRDTRSRAFAWCRDFLSGSWKTIAEVDFEISIVSGGLSNLLYLCTLPEHVNSVGEEPRQVLLRIYGAILQGVDSLVLESVMFAILAERTLGPKLYGIFPEGRLEQYLPNTRMHTEQLSDPAVSAELATKVARFHEMVMPFNKEPKWLFGTIDKYMNQVMKLKFVREAHVKKFKRLMKFDLPAELQSLRALLAATPSPVVFCHNDVQEGNILILDDSSQSSKDRLMLIDFEYSSYNYRGFDFGNHFCEWMYDYTYNQWPFYKASPENYPTREQQVCRNILQP; encoded by the exons atGCTGCCATCACCGGCCTGTTATGGTCGTCTCTTCCGGTTAAGGAGCATTACCGGTGCCCTGCGTTTCTCAGCGAGTCCACGCTGCCGCCTCACACCGACATTGACCAACCGCCGTCCTCTGCTCCTCGCCCGGACACTCACGATGCACTCGAGTGGAAAAGCGAAGACCTGCCGCGGAGGTCGCGATGAGCCGGGGCCCGGAGGAGCAGGCGAGCCGGGCCCGGAGCTCTGCGGCAACATCCCCTCCATCACTACGGAAGACACGGGTCCCCCGCTGGAGAGGAGACGGCAAGATGTCGTGGTTGACGAGAGAAACTTAAGGACCCCGAGTCCTCTGTTCGACGCCAGCGGGGACGACGACTCCGAGGCAGAGTCGTACCGGGGCGGGAGGACCGAGGGGGTGGACCGGGACACCAGGAGCCGCGCGTTTGCCTGGTGCCGGGACTTTTTGTCCGGGTCGTGGAAGACGATCGCAGAGGTGGATTTTGAGATCAGCATCGTcag tggtGGACTGAGTAATCTGCTGTATCTGTGTACATTGCCTGAGCATGTGAACTCTGTGGGAGAGGAACCTCGCCAGGTGCTCCTCAGGATCTACGGTGCCATCCTACAG GGAGTGGACTCTCTGGTGTTGGAGAGTGTGATGTTTGCCATCCTGGCAGAACGAACTCTGGGGCCGAAACTTTATGGCATCTTCCCTGAGGGACGCTTGGAACAATACCTTCCA AATACCCGCATGCACACAGAACAACTTTCAGATCCTGCCGTCTCAGCTGAGCTCGCAACCAAGGTGGCACGTTTCCATGAGATGGTTATGCCCTTTAACAAAGAGCCTAAGTGGCTGTTTGGGACCATTGACAA aTACATGAATCAAGTGATGAAGCTTAAATTTGTCCGGGAAGCACATGTGAAGAAATTCAAGAGGCTGATGAAGTTTGACCTGCCTGCTGAGCTACAGAGCCTCCG TGCACTGCTGGCAGCGACACCATCACCAGTGGTTTTTTGCCACAATGACGTCCAGGAAG GAAACATTCTGATACTGGACGACAGCAGCCAGTCCTCAAAAGACAGACTCATGCTGATAGACTTTGAATACAGCAGCTACAATTACAG GGGTTTTGACTTTGGGAACCATTTCTGTGAGTGGATGTATGATTACACCTACAACCAGTGGCCTTTCTACAAAGCCTCACCAGAGAACTACCCCACCAGAGAGCAGCAGGTCTGTCGAAACATTTTACAGCCCTAG
- the chkb gene encoding choline/ethanolamine kinase isoform X1 has translation MLPSPACYGRLFRLRSITGALRFSASPRCRLTPTLTNRRPLLLARTLTMHSSGKAKTCRGGRDEPGPGGAGEPGPELCGNIPSITTEDTGPPLERRRQDVVVDERNLRTPSPLFDASGDDDSEAESYRGGRTEGVDRDTRSRAFAWCRDFLSGSWKTIAEVDFEISIVSGGLSNLLYLCTLPEHVNSVGEEPRQVLLRIYGAILQGVDSLVLESVMFAILAERTLGPKLYGIFPEGRLEQYLPNTRMHTEQLSDPAVSAELATKVARFHEMVMPFNKEPKWLFGTIDKYMNQVMKLKFVREAHVKKFKRLMKFDLPAELQSLRALLAATPSPVVFCHNDVQEGNILILDDSSQSSKDRLMLIDFEYSSYNYRGFDFGNHFCEWMYDYTYNQWPFYKASPENYPTREQQLHFLRSYLSERRKYSDIPEDQTKIEEDMIIEANRYALASHFLWALWSIIQAKISKIEFGYMDYAQVRLDAYFKQKKLFS, from the exons atGCTGCCATCACCGGCCTGTTATGGTCGTCTCTTCCGGTTAAGGAGCATTACCGGTGCCCTGCGTTTCTCAGCGAGTCCACGCTGCCGCCTCACACCGACATTGACCAACCGCCGTCCTCTGCTCCTCGCCCGGACACTCACGATGCACTCGAGTGGAAAAGCGAAGACCTGCCGCGGAGGTCGCGATGAGCCGGGGCCCGGAGGAGCAGGCGAGCCGGGCCCGGAGCTCTGCGGCAACATCCCCTCCATCACTACGGAAGACACGGGTCCCCCGCTGGAGAGGAGACGGCAAGATGTCGTGGTTGACGAGAGAAACTTAAGGACCCCGAGTCCTCTGTTCGACGCCAGCGGGGACGACGACTCCGAGGCAGAGTCGTACCGGGGCGGGAGGACCGAGGGGGTGGACCGGGACACCAGGAGCCGCGCGTTTGCCTGGTGCCGGGACTTTTTGTCCGGGTCGTGGAAGACGATCGCAGAGGTGGATTTTGAGATCAGCATCGTcag tggtGGACTGAGTAATCTGCTGTATCTGTGTACATTGCCTGAGCATGTGAACTCTGTGGGAGAGGAACCTCGCCAGGTGCTCCTCAGGATCTACGGTGCCATCCTACAG GGAGTGGACTCTCTGGTGTTGGAGAGTGTGATGTTTGCCATCCTGGCAGAACGAACTCTGGGGCCGAAACTTTATGGCATCTTCCCTGAGGGACGCTTGGAACAATACCTTCCA AATACCCGCATGCACACAGAACAACTTTCAGATCCTGCCGTCTCAGCTGAGCTCGCAACCAAGGTGGCACGTTTCCATGAGATGGTTATGCCCTTTAACAAAGAGCCTAAGTGGCTGTTTGGGACCATTGACAA aTACATGAATCAAGTGATGAAGCTTAAATTTGTCCGGGAAGCACATGTGAAGAAATTCAAGAGGCTGATGAAGTTTGACCTGCCTGCTGAGCTACAGAGCCTCCG TGCACTGCTGGCAGCGACACCATCACCAGTGGTTTTTTGCCACAATGACGTCCAGGAAG GAAACATTCTGATACTGGACGACAGCAGCCAGTCCTCAAAAGACAGACTCATGCTGATAGACTTTGAATACAGCAGCTACAATTACAG GGGTTTTGACTTTGGGAACCATTTCTGTGAGTGGATGTATGATTACACCTACAACCAGTGGCCTTTCTACAAAGCCTCACCAGAGAACTACCCCACCAGAGAGCAGCAG CTTCATTTCTTAAGAAGTTATTTGTCAGAACGGAGAAAATATTCAGACATTCCTGAGGACCAGACGAAGATCGAAGAGGACATGATTATTGAAGCAAACAG GTATGCATTAGCTTCGCACTTCCTCTGGGCCCTGTGGTCCATCATTCAAGCCAAGATATCCAAGATCGAGTTTGGATACATG GACTATGCCCAGGTTCGATTGGATGCCTACTTCAAGCAAAAAAAGCTCTTCTCCTGA